The following coding sequences lie in one Deltaproteobacteria bacterium genomic window:
- a CDS encoding cob(I)yrinic acid a,c-diamide adenosyltransferase, whose protein sequence is MSSGHIRVYTGDGKGKTTSALGEALNTLCANKCVCVFQFMKPALRRGEELLINWFPHDLVFLPVGKPGFIHSHKVSDPSVPRHTLDMIKAERALRFAREVMHGEQYHLMILDEINMAIYFQMIPLKEVLSLIDDKPPGMNLVLTGQKAHPEVMKRAHQVIEIRNVRHYYNQGVQARMGIEY, encoded by the coding sequence ATGTCCAGCGGTCATATTCGTGTATATACTGGAGACGGTAAAGGGAAAACCACTTCGGCGCTGGGCGAAGCCCTAAATACATTATGCGCAAACAAGTGCGTGTGCGTGTTCCAATTCATGAAACCCGCACTGAGAAGAGGGGAAGAGCTGTTAATCAACTGGTTTCCCCATGACCTCGTGTTCCTGCCCGTGGGAAAGCCGGGATTTATCCATTCACACAAGGTCTCCGATCCGTCGGTCCCCCGACATACGCTTGATATGATAAAGGCTGAGCGGGCCCTGAGGTTCGCCCGCGAAGTGATGCACGGAGAACAGTACCATCTCATGATACTGGATGAAATCAACATGGCCATCTACTTCCAAATGATTCCTCTCAAGGAGGTTCTTTCTCTCATCGACGACAAACCGCCGGGAATGAACCTGGTTCTGACCGGGCAAAAAGCGCATCCCGAGGTCATGAAGAGAGCGCACCAGGTCATAGAAATACGCAACGTACGCCACTACTACAACCAGGGCGTACAAGCCAGAATGGGCATCGAATATTGA
- a CDS encoding cupin domain-containing protein: protein MFIKDIRHSDYFRALDGTTLCELLHPAKTEPELSLRCSVAHARLRRNESSLPHRLKSSAELYYILEGEGLMIIDGESARVHAGQIVYIPPGSVQHIQNVGVQDLAFLCIVDPMWREGDEELVDCR from the coding sequence ATGTTCATCAAAGACATCCGGCACTCGGATTATTTTAGAGCCCTCGACGGCACCACTTTGTGCGAGTTGCTGCATCCGGCAAAAACGGAGCCCGAGCTGTCTCTCCGCTGCAGTGTGGCCCACGCTAGGTTGAGACGCAATGAATCCTCCCTCCCCCATCGGTTGAAGTCGTCGGCTGAATTGTACTACATCCTCGAAGGCGAAGGTCTCATGATCATCGACGGCGAATCGGCTCGCGTGCATGCGGGGCAGATCGTGTATATTCCACCCGGCTCGGTCCAACACATCCAAAACGTGGGAGTGCAAGACCTCGCGTTTCTGTGCATCGTAGATCCCATGTGGCGGGAAGGAGACGAAGAGCTGGTAGACTGCCGGTGA